A genomic region of Deinococcus sp. KSM4-11 contains the following coding sequences:
- a CDS encoding YchJ family protein, with protein MALAYPPFKSCPCGSGRSYAHCCGPAHDGSRPAASPEILMRARYSAYALRNAAFVLDTWHPDTRPARLHLEDGTKYTGLTVHSAENEEVVFTATLRQSGETLRIHERSAFTRLAGRWVYVDEIIPPTVD; from the coding sequence ATGGCGCTCGCGTACCCTCCGTTCAAATCCTGCCCGTGTGGCAGTGGACGCAGTTACGCGCACTGCTGCGGCCCCGCCCACGACGGCTCACGTCCCGCCGCGAGCCCGGAGATCCTGATGCGCGCCCGCTACAGCGCCTACGCCCTGCGCAACGCGGCCTTCGTGCTGGACACCTGGCACCCGGACACCCGCCCTGCGCGCCTGCATCTGGAGGACGGCACGAAATACACGGGCCTGACGGTGCATTCGGCCGAGAACGAGGAGGTCGTGTTCACGGCGACGCTGCGCCAGAGCGGCGAGACCCTGCGTATCCACGAACGCAGCGCCTTCACGCGGCTGGCAGGCCGCTGGGTGTACGTGGACGAGATCATCCCCCCCACCGTGGACTGA
- a CDS encoding ABC transporter substrate-binding protein has product MKKFLITALLATLPAASAAGTLVFGANGDPVSLESGNITDGISILVQRQIYDTLVDFKDGTTDLKPGLATSWKANADNTAWTFTLRKGVQFTDGTPMNADAIVFNLNRWWDKADPYGFRDQGRTYEIVGDLLGGYKGDASAVIKGIVKVNDTTVRVDLNKPSSVLPNVLAAGYFGIASPAAIKKDGAKYGTPASTPVGTGPFVFQSWQTGDRVTLKANPDYWGTKARVDTVVIRSIKDASQRLNELKAGTIDFANDFTPDALKSIQADKNLVAVKRPSFNVGFVSMNNRNQYLKNDKVRQAIAMAINKKAIVDAFWNGLGTSSASFLPPVMAWANSSKVPADYTYDPAAAKKLLADAGYANGFSIDLWYMPVSRPYFPTPKPIAEAIAADLSGVGIKVNLKTEDWAKYLDDRNKEPGFDMYMIGWTGDYGDPDNFYGAYYGANASDDINWAPANLVSLLEKGRAATSQADKAKVYAQIHEITYNAAYRVPVVHSSPLAAARVYVKGWVPSPLGSESFNTITLLGKK; this is encoded by the coding sequence ATGAAGAAATTTCTGATCACTGCCCTGCTTGCCACCCTCCCCGCCGCCTCGGCCGCCGGCACCCTGGTGTTCGGCGCGAACGGCGATCCGGTCAGCCTGGAATCCGGGAACATCACCGACGGCATCTCGATCCTAGTGCAACGCCAGATCTACGACACGCTGGTGGACTTCAAGGACGGCACCACGGATCTCAAGCCGGGCCTGGCGACCTCCTGGAAGGCGAACGCCGACAACACCGCGTGGACCTTCACCCTACGCAAGGGCGTGCAGTTCACCGACGGCACACCCATGAACGCCGACGCGATCGTGTTCAACTTGAACCGCTGGTGGGACAAGGCCGATCCGTACGGCTTCCGTGACCAGGGCCGCACCTACGAGATCGTGGGCGACCTGCTCGGCGGCTACAAGGGCGACGCCTCGGCCGTGATCAAGGGCATCGTGAAGGTCAACGACACCACGGTGCGCGTGGATCTGAACAAGCCCTCCTCGGTGCTCCCCAACGTGCTCGCTGCCGGGTACTTCGGCATCGCCAGCCCCGCGGCCATCAAAAAGGACGGCGCGAAGTACGGCACGCCCGCCAGCACCCCGGTCGGCACCGGCCCCTTCGTGTTCCAGAGCTGGCAGACCGGCGACCGCGTGACCCTCAAGGCCAATCCGGACTACTGGGGCACCAAGGCGCGCGTCGACACGGTCGTCATCCGCTCCATCAAGGACGCGTCCCAGCGCCTGAACGAGCTGAAGGCCGGCACCATCGATTTCGCCAACGACTTCACGCCGGACGCCCTGAAGAGCATCCAGGCCGATAAGAACCTGGTGGCCGTGAAGCGCCCGAGCTTCAACGTGGGCTTCGTGTCCATGAACAACCGCAACCAGTACCTCAAAAACGACAAGGTGCGTCAGGCGATCGCCATGGCCATCAACAAGAAGGCCATCGTGGACGCCTTCTGGAACGGGCTCGGCACCAGCAGCGCCTCATTCCTGCCGCCCGTCATGGCCTGGGCGAACTCCAGCAAGGTGCCCGCCGACTACACCTATGACCCGGCCGCCGCCAAGAAGCTGCTGGCCGACGCGGGCTACGCGAACGGCTTTTCGATCGACCTGTGGTACATGCCGGTCAGCCGCCCGTACTTCCCCACGCCCAAGCCCATTGCCGAGGCGATCGCCGCCGACCTGAGCGGCGTCGGGATCAAGGTGAACCTCAAGACCGAGGACTGGGCCAAGTACCTGGACGACCGCAACAAGGAACCCGGCTTCGACATGTACATGATCGGCTGGACCGGCGACTACGGCGATCCGGACAACTTCTACGGCGCGTACTACGGCGCGAACGCCAGCGACGACATCAACTGGGCGCCCGCGAACCTCGTCTCGCTGCTCGAGAAGGGCCGGGCCGCGACCTCGCAGGCAGACAAGGCCAAGGTCTACGCACAGATCCACGAGATCACCTACAACGCCGCGTACCGTGTGCCCGTCGTGCACTCCTCACCGCTGGCCGCCGCGCGCGTCTACGTGAAGGGCTGGGTGCCGAGCCCGCTGGGCAGCGAGTCCTTCAACACCATCACCCTGCTCGGCAAGAAGTAA
- a CDS encoding NAD(P)-dependent oxidoreductase, whose amino-acid sequence MDTPLTSRFSTVAFLGLGAMGFPMAGHLAARSRETGGRTLVWNRTPGRAEAHAAEFGSVAVTLQEAAGADLIVSCLPTSAEVDEVLDAVLGQLTPGSVWVDCTSGHPDAAPRQRDQLRTAGVRFVDAPVSGGTAAAKSGTLTVMVGGPQVEVEAVRPHLAFAGKLVRVGDTGAGFAVKAVNNALLAVNLWAAGEGLAILGLHGVQLGAALEVINASSGRSNTTENLIPQRVLTREFPATFGLGLLAKDAGIALDMAETARGSAPVIAQVTALYRAAARVIGAQEDHTAALKLIEQMNGVELK is encoded by the coding sequence ATGGACACTCCGCTCACCAGCCGTTTTTCGACCGTCGCCTTTCTGGGCCTAGGGGCCATGGGCTTTCCGATGGCCGGTCACCTGGCCGCCCGCAGCCGCGAGACGGGCGGCCGCACGCTGGTCTGGAACCGCACGCCAGGCCGGGCCGAGGCCCATGCCGCGGAATTCGGCAGTGTGGCGGTGACCCTGCAGGAGGCGGCCGGGGCCGACCTGATCGTGTCGTGCCTGCCGACCAGTGCCGAGGTGGATGAGGTGCTGGACGCCGTCCTTGGGCAGCTGACCCCGGGCAGCGTGTGGGTGGACTGCACCAGCGGGCACCCGGACGCCGCGCCACGGCAGCGCGACCAGCTGCGGACAGCGGGCGTCCGCTTCGTGGACGCTCCGGTGAGCGGCGGCACGGCGGCCGCGAAGTCCGGCACGCTGACCGTCATGGTGGGCGGCCCGCAGGTGGAGGTGGAGGCCGTCCGGCCGCATCTGGCGTTCGCGGGCAAACTGGTGCGCGTGGGCGACACGGGCGCGGGCTTTGCCGTGAAGGCCGTGAACAATGCCCTGCTGGCCGTGAATCTGTGGGCGGCGGGCGAGGGCCTGGCCATCCTGGGCCTGCACGGCGTGCAGCTGGGCGCCGCGCTGGAGGTGATCAATGCCAGCAGCGGGCGCAGCAACACCACGGAGAACCTAATTCCGCAGCGGGTGCTGACCCGTGAGTTTCCCGCCACCTTCGGCCTGGGCCTGCTCGCCAAGGATGCCGGCATCGCGCTCGACATGGCCGAGACGGCCAGGGGGAGCGCCCCGGTGATCGCCCAGGTCACCGCCCTGTACCGCGCCGCCGCCCGCGTGATCGGGGCTCAGGAAGACCACACCGCCGCCCTGAAATTGATCGAGCAGATGAACGGGGTCGAACTGAAGTGA
- a CDS encoding ABC transporter permease has protein sequence MGTYLIRRLLRTALVMLGISLVVFVFVRSIPGDPATVMLGERGTPEAAARLREQLGLNKPWFFNPANPLDAQYPKYVNALLHGDLGSGLKSNIPVRDELRARFPATAELSLSALIFALAVGLPAGVIAALRRNSFWDNVATTISLVGVSMPVFWLGLLLSYFFAVKLGWLPPSARIGNESTLRPISGLYLLDSILRGDGRSFWDVLRHLILPAIALGSIPLAIIARITRSSLLDVLGQDYVRTAKAKGLAPNRVTLKHALRNALLPVVTVIGLQAGALLGGAVLTETIFSWPGIGSWVYDAISQRDYPVIQGGVIFAALVVSVVNLLVDLSYAALDPRIQYR, from the coding sequence TTGGGCACTTACCTGATCCGCCGCCTGCTGCGGACTGCGCTGGTCATGCTGGGCATCAGCCTGGTCGTGTTCGTCTTCGTGCGTTCGATCCCCGGCGACCCGGCCACCGTGATGCTGGGCGAGCGTGGCACGCCGGAGGCCGCCGCCCGTCTGCGTGAACAGCTCGGCCTGAACAAGCCGTGGTTCTTCAATCCGGCAAATCCCCTCGACGCCCAGTACCCGAAGTACGTCAATGCCCTGCTGCACGGCGACCTGGGCTCGGGCCTCAAGAGCAACATCCCGGTGCGGGACGAGCTGCGCGCCCGGTTTCCCGCCACGGCGGAACTGAGCCTGTCGGCACTGATCTTCGCGCTGGCCGTCGGGCTGCCAGCTGGGGTGATCGCGGCCCTGCGGCGCAACTCCTTCTGGGACAACGTGGCCACCACCATCAGCCTGGTGGGCGTGAGCATGCCGGTGTTCTGGCTGGGCCTGCTGCTCTCGTACTTCTTCGCGGTGAAACTCGGGTGGCTGCCGCCGAGCGCCCGCATCGGGAACGAATCGACCCTCAGACCGATTTCCGGCCTGTACCTGCTGGACTCGATCCTGCGCGGCGACGGGCGCTCCTTCTGGGACGTACTGCGGCACCTGATCCTGCCCGCCATCGCGCTGGGCAGCATTCCCCTGGCAATCATCGCGCGGATCACCCGGTCGAGCCTGCTGGACGTGCTCGGCCAGGACTACGTGCGCACCGCCAAGGCCAAGGGGCTCGCCCCGAACCGCGTGACCCTCAAGCACGCGCTGCGCAACGCCCTGCTGCCGGTGGTGACCGTGATCGGCCTGCAGGCCGGGGCGCTGCTGGGCGGGGCGGTGCTGACCGAGACGATCTTCTCCTGGCCGGGAATCGGCTCGTGGGTGTACGACGCGATCAGTCAGCGAGATTACCCGGTCATCCAGGGCGGGGTGATCTTCGCCGCGCTGGTCGTGAGCGTCGTGAACCTGCTCGTGGATCTCAGCTACGCGGCCCTCGACCCCCGCATTCAGTACAGGTGA
- a CDS encoding sugar ABC transporter substrate-binding protein, producing the protein MKRPKPWLLTAAVIAASTSVASAQKTTLEFWTISLAPLFNDEMNRLVTAFQKDNPDVELKWVDVPASAMEQKLLAAVASGRPPAAVNLSSDMAVKLVQQGALEPLTLTDAQKKLYFASPLSTFTFDSKVMGVPWYWAPKVVAYNTDIFKKAGLDPANPPRTIQTLIAAARQIKDKTGMYGFMPNINGINMLYVFQEAGLPIFSKDGGTAVFNGPEHVKLLETYVELYKKGYIPEDTMRRGFAAATELYSSGKLGMLITGPQFILRVANDNQAIYDVTRVAPYPINIAGNVIHTPLMGFTVPKGVKDKALAQKLALFLTNDLNQLQFSRVTKTTFPSTVKASTDKFFKQGGQSAIDQGKLVSSTELKKARDLTLVYPDASKLNKVFKDNVEAAMAGQKTAKQALDDIVKAWNASL; encoded by the coding sequence ATGAAGCGTCCCAAGCCCTGGCTTCTCACCGCCGCCGTGATCGCCGCCAGCACCTCCGTCGCCAGCGCCCAGAAGACCACGCTGGAGTTCTGGACGATTTCGCTGGCTCCCCTGTTCAACGACGAGATGAACCGTCTGGTGACGGCCTTCCAGAAGGACAACCCGGACGTGGAACTCAAGTGGGTTGATGTGCCCGCCTCGGCCATGGAGCAGAAGCTGCTGGCCGCCGTCGCGTCGGGCCGGCCGCCCGCCGCCGTGAACCTGTCGTCGGACATGGCCGTGAAACTCGTCCAGCAGGGTGCGCTGGAACCCCTGACCCTGACGGACGCTCAGAAGAAGCTGTACTTCGCGTCCCCGCTCTCGACCTTCACCTTCGACAGCAAGGTCATGGGCGTGCCGTGGTACTGGGCGCCGAAGGTCGTGGCGTACAACACGGACATCTTCAAGAAGGCGGGGCTCGATCCGGCCAACCCGCCGCGCACCATCCAGACCCTGATCGCGGCGGCCCGGCAGATCAAGGACAAGACCGGCATGTACGGCTTCATGCCGAACATCAACGGCATCAACATGCTGTACGTCTTCCAGGAGGCCGGGCTGCCGATCTTCAGTAAGGATGGCGGCACGGCCGTGTTCAACGGCCCCGAGCACGTGAAGCTGCTGGAAACCTACGTGGAGCTGTACAAGAAGGGGTACATCCCGGAAGACACCATGCGCCGGGGCTTCGCCGCCGCGACCGAGCTGTACTCGTCGGGCAAGCTGGGCATGCTGATCACCGGGCCGCAGTTCATCCTGCGCGTGGCCAACGACAACCAGGCAATCTACGACGTGACCAGGGTGGCGCCCTACCCGATCAACATCGCGGGGAACGTGATCCACACGCCGCTGATGGGCTTCACGGTGCCCAAGGGCGTGAAGGACAAGGCCCTGGCGCAGAAGCTCGCGCTGTTCCTCACGAACGACCTGAACCAGCTGCAGTTCAGCCGCGTGACCAAGACCACCTTTCCCTCGACCGTGAAGGCCAGCACCGACAAATTCTTCAAGCAGGGCGGCCAGAGCGCCATCGACCAGGGCAAACTGGTGTCCAGCACGGAGCTCAAGAAGGCCCGCGACTTGACGCTGGTCTACCCGGACGCCAGCAAGCTGAACAAGGTGTTCAAGGACAACGTGGAGGCGGCCATGGCCGGTCAGAAGACGGCCAAGCAGGCGCTGGACGACATCGTGAAGGCCTGGAACGCCAGCCTCTGA
- a CDS encoding glycoside hydrolase family 3 protein, whose product MTAPLLPGALAMVDIPGPTLDDDTAAHLRRYGVKAVCLFGKNVQTADQLRTLCADLRSVLGEDVLIALDHEGGAIVRPDFWPYAPSAMALGAADDPELTQEVHAALARQLRSVGINWNFTPVLDVNVDPANPVISERAFGGDPALVARHGRASLDGHAQEHVAACVKHFPGHGDTHLDSHYSLPRVTKSRADLDELELAPFRELLAHTPAVMTAHIIFDALDPTLPATLSRPVLTGLLREDWGYDGVIVTDSMGMKAIDDNYGRGEAAVLALKAGADLVMALGRREVQEATLDAMAAALAGELDPHAVEASLNRLRALARQAPALADPSLNPQDDAALMALGWARGLSVYRDPLPPTLDSRILLVCERYAYRENVSERGVDADTIARDLGTLYDVTLYAYDTAADLDWPALRHEAESSGHTLVLATTGRHRHPALLGLTPDLHLALYNPYAVLTVDAPAVLTYGFRPGARAALLDWFRTGTTLGGHVPFETA is encoded by the coding sequence GTGACCGCCCCCCTGCTCCCCGGTGCCCTGGCGATGGTGGATATCCCCGGCCCGACCCTCGACGACGACACCGCCGCGCACCTGCGCCGCTACGGCGTGAAAGCTGTGTGCCTGTTCGGCAAGAACGTGCAGACGGCCGATCAGCTCCGAACCCTGTGCGCGGATCTGCGCAGCGTGCTGGGCGAGGACGTCCTGATCGCCCTCGACCATGAGGGGGGCGCCATCGTACGGCCGGACTTCTGGCCGTACGCGCCGAGCGCCATGGCCCTGGGCGCGGCGGACGATCCCGAGCTGACGCAGGAGGTGCACGCGGCCCTGGCCCGGCAACTGCGCTCTGTTGGCATCAACTGGAACTTCACGCCGGTGCTGGACGTGAATGTCGATCCCGCCAATCCCGTGATCAGCGAGCGCGCCTTCGGGGGTGACCCGGCGCTGGTGGCCCGGCATGGCCGCGCGTCACTGGACGGACACGCGCAGGAGCACGTCGCGGCCTGCGTGAAGCACTTTCCGGGCCACGGCGACACCCACCTCGACTCGCACTACTCGCTGCCGCGCGTCACAAAATCGCGCGCCGATCTGGACGAACTGGAACTCGCTCCCTTCCGGGAGCTGCTGGCGCACACGCCCGCCGTGATGACCGCGCACATCATCTTCGATGCGCTCGACCCCACGCTTCCTGCCACGCTGTCCCGCCCGGTGCTCACCGGCCTGCTGCGCGAGGACTGGGGGTACGACGGCGTGATCGTCACGGATTCCATGGGCATGAAGGCCATCGACGACAACTATGGCCGGGGTGAGGCCGCCGTGCTGGCCCTCAAGGCCGGAGCCGATCTGGTCATGGCGCTGGGCCGGCGCGAGGTGCAGGAGGCCACCCTGGACGCCATGGCCGCCGCCCTCGCCGGGGAACTCGATCCGCACGCCGTCGAGGCCAGCCTCAACCGCTTGCGGGCCCTGGCCCGGCAGGCGCCGGCCCTGGCCGACCCCTCCCTGAACCCGCAGGACGATGCCGCGCTGATGGCCCTCGGCTGGGCACGCGGCCTCAGTGTGTACCGCGATCCCCTCCCTCCCACTCTGGACAGCCGGATCCTGCTTGTCTGCGAACGCTACGCCTACCGTGAGAACGTCAGCGAGCGCGGTGTGGACGCCGACACCATCGCCCGCGACCTCGGCACGCTGTACGACGTCACACTGTACGCCTACGACACGGCGGCCGACCTCGACTGGCCCGCCCTGCGCCACGAGGCCGAGAGCAGCGGGCACACCCTGGTGCTCGCCACCACCGGCCGCCACCGCCATCCGGCCCTGCTGGGACTCACGCCCGATCTGCACCTGGCCCTCTACAACCCCTACGCGGTTCTGACGGTCGACGCTCCCGCCGTGCTCACCTACGGCTTCCGCCCTGGAGCGCGGGCGGCGCTCCTCGACTGGTTCCGCACCGGAACCACCCTGGGCGGGCACGTGCCGTTCGAGACGGCCTGA
- a CDS encoding beta-N-acetylhexosaminidase, protein MNPTPLQAALAAVLASAALVAGAAGATPVTLTPTGQARAQEPRVALIPTPRRATFPSGSLPLTGLGLRIVGRAPELTWAARDLKAEWTTRLGAPLADAAPSGPAITVGTVADPALAAKAKTAGLATTVAEGYALWVDASGAWVVGADARGAYEGIQTLRQLLTPTGLRYAQISDFPALKDRIAMIYLDQFSQPVNDRLIPMLAQLKYSGVLIMSDYVQWDTAKAGGYAHPRGATKAEARRVADLARSYGLEVIPLVETLSHAGWMFYGGKNLDLRQDEGSQSPWAYDTLNPATYDRVVLPVLKEAVELFRPQRLHIGHDELRSRDRFPARDNGKAVGLETLVVNDVVKLHDALKAQGVSTMLWHDTAFADAVVGTLPARLPKDIQVAYWNYTAGTGVDMLGKIKGLGFPVLGASWLDAGNPEGMAKASVAAGVQGMIQTRWNGYFGNPSIWDGQADQGVPYVRAGSAFWNPDGPTVADPVSAYRDLYQPLPYRAAPGATVNLAPLVTRSLTDADNKGWILKGPDIDLSALKLGVARLGAYTFDVQGAVMLRGSRPAAKDLPDRATIDLNRRADALAFLHTTGWPGALAREVIGHYEIAYADGTTLSVPLEYGRNIRAWTDTVTSSMVPAPGFTGQTRDGLAVNVPVLEWPNPKPDSVIRSVTLVSDGKNANPTLIGLTVIGDRP, encoded by the coding sequence ATGAATCCGACTCCACTCCAGGCCGCGCTGGCGGCGGTGCTGGCCAGCGCCGCGCTCGTCGCGGGGGCCGCCGGTGCCACGCCGGTCACCCTGACGCCCACCGGCCAGGCCCGGGCCCAGGAACCGCGTGTGGCCCTGATTCCCACGCCGCGCCGGGCCACCTTCCCCAGCGGGAGCCTGCCGCTGACGGGGCTGGGCCTGAGGATCGTGGGCCGCGCCCCGGAACTGACGTGGGCCGCCCGTGACCTGAAGGCCGAATGGACGACCCGCCTGGGCGCCCCGCTTGCGGACGCTGCGCCCAGCGGCCCGGCGATCACCGTGGGCACCGTGGCCGACCCGGCCCTCGCCGCGAAGGCAAAGACGGCGGGCCTGGCCACCACGGTGGCCGAGGGTTACGCCCTGTGGGTGGACGCCAGCGGCGCGTGGGTGGTCGGCGCGGACGCCCGCGGAGCGTACGAGGGGATCCAGACTCTGCGGCAACTCCTGACCCCCACGGGCCTGCGGTACGCGCAGATCAGCGACTTCCCGGCGCTGAAAGACCGGATCGCCATGATCTACCTGGATCAGTTCAGCCAGCCCGTGAACGACCGGCTGATTCCCATGCTGGCTCAGCTGAAGTACTCGGGCGTGCTGATCATGAGTGATTACGTGCAGTGGGACACCGCGAAAGCCGGCGGGTACGCCCATCCGAGGGGCGCCACCAAGGCCGAGGCCCGCCGCGTGGCCGACCTGGCGCGCTCGTATGGCCTGGAGGTCATTCCGCTGGTCGAGACCCTCAGCCACGCCGGGTGGATGTTCTACGGCGGCAAGAACCTCGATCTGCGGCAGGACGAGGGCAGCCAGAGCCCGTGGGCCTACGACACCCTGAATCCCGCCACGTATGACCGGGTGGTGCTGCCGGTGCTCAAGGAGGCGGTGGAGCTGTTCCGCCCGCAGCGGCTGCACATCGGCCACGACGAACTTCGGAGCCGCGACCGCTTTCCGGCCCGCGACAACGGCAAGGCGGTGGGCCTGGAAACGCTGGTGGTGAACGACGTCGTGAAGCTCCACGACGCGCTGAAGGCACAGGGCGTGAGCACCATGCTGTGGCACGACACGGCCTTCGCGGACGCCGTGGTGGGCACCCTGCCGGCCCGGCTGCCCAAGGACATCCAGGTGGCGTACTGGAATTACACGGCGGGCACGGGCGTCGACATGCTCGGCAAAATCAAGGGGCTGGGCTTCCCGGTGTTGGGGGCCAGCTGGCTCGACGCCGGGAATCCCGAGGGCATGGCGAAGGCCAGCGTGGCCGCCGGCGTCCAGGGCATGATCCAGACCCGCTGGAACGGGTACTTCGGCAACCCGAGCATCTGGGACGGGCAGGCGGATCAGGGCGTGCCCTACGTACGGGCCGGGTCGGCCTTCTGGAATCCGGACGGGCCGACCGTGGCCGATCCGGTCAGCGCCTACCGTGACCTGTACCAGCCCCTCCCCTACCGCGCCGCGCCGGGCGCGACCGTGAACCTCGCGCCGCTGGTCACCCGGTCGCTCACGGACGCCGACAACAAGGGCTGGATCCTCAAAGGCCCGGACATCGACCTCTCGGCCCTGAAGCTGGGCGTGGCGCGCCTGGGCGCCTACACTTTCGACGTGCAGGGCGCCGTGATGCTACGCGGTTCCCGCCCGGCCGCGAAAGACCTGCCGGATCGCGCGACCATCGACCTGAACCGCCGCGCCGACGCCCTGGCCTTCCTGCACACGACCGGCTGGCCCGGCGCGCTGGCCCGCGAGGTGATCGGCCACTATGAGATCGCGTACGCGGACGGCACGACCCTGAGCGTGCCGCTGGAGTACGGCCGGAACATCCGCGCTTGGACGGACACCGTCACGTCCTCGATGGTTCCCGCGCCGGGCTTCACCGGTCAGACGCGGGACGGTCTGGCCGTGAACGTGCCCGTGCTCGAGTGGCCGAACCCGAAACCCGACAGCGTGATCCGTTCGGTGACGCTGGTCAGCGACGGCAAGAACGCGAATCCCACCCTGATCGGGCTGACCGTGATCGGCGACCGGCCCTGA
- a CDS encoding prohibitin family protein, producing MTTPGPARTVNMPRVTLPSPGRRVWLGLLALLAVVWVVSQGVKVIPAGFVGVVFSSFSGVKPDVLQEGIHFVVPFVDHVNLYDARLQEVTLAHDAPNSTDAEGAIRARSKEGLDITADVTVQFRIDRAKAAILHKELGRNYLQTVIRPQVRSKVRDAIGQFSAADIISTQRQAVEASITTALREVFTRNNLILDSVLLRELRIPDSIAKAIEQKQAAEQQVAVERNRLQQSSISAQRAVVEAQGAAKAAVEQAKGEAQALSLRGKALRENPQLIQLTVAEKLAPTIQTVMLPSTGNFLLDLKSLGSVTGAATTTPATDKTAP from the coding sequence ATGACCACTCCAGGCCCGGCCCGAACCGTGAACATGCCCCGCGTGACTCTTCCCTCGCCAGGACGGCGCGTCTGGCTGGGCCTGCTGGCGCTGCTGGCGGTGGTGTGGGTGGTGTCGCAGGGCGTGAAGGTGATTCCAGCGGGCTTCGTGGGCGTCGTCTTCAGTTCCTTCAGCGGGGTGAAGCCCGATGTGCTGCAGGAGGGCATTCATTTCGTGGTGCCCTTCGTAGATCACGTGAACCTGTACGACGCGAGATTGCAGGAGGTCACGCTGGCCCACGATGCCCCGAACTCGACCGATGCCGAGGGCGCCATCCGTGCCCGCAGCAAGGAAGGGCTGGACATCACGGCGGACGTGACGGTCCAGTTCCGCATCGACCGGGCCAAGGCCGCGATCCTGCACAAGGAACTGGGGCGGAATTACCTGCAGACTGTGATCCGTCCCCAGGTGCGCAGCAAGGTGCGCGACGCGATCGGTCAGTTCAGCGCGGCGGACATCATCAGCACGCAGCGGCAGGCGGTCGAGGCGAGCATCACGACGGCCCTGCGGGAGGTCTTCACCCGCAACAACCTGATCCTCGACTCGGTGCTGCTGCGCGAGCTGAGAATCCCGGATTCCATCGCCAAGGCCATCGAGCAGAAGCAGGCGGCCGAGCAGCAGGTGGCGGTGGAACGCAACCGCCTGCAGCAGTCGAGCATCAGCGCGCAGCGGGCCGTGGTGGAAGCGCAGGGCGCGGCGAAGGCCGCCGTCGAACAGGCCAAGGGTGAAGCGCAGGCCCTCTCGCTGCGCGGCAAGGCGCTGCGCGAGAACCCTCAGTTGATCCAGCTGACGGTCGCCGAGAAGCTCGCCCCGACCATTCAGACCGTCATGCTGCCGTCCACCGGGAACTTCCTACTCGACCTGAAATCGCTGGGCAGCGTGACGGGCGCCGCGACCACGACGCCCGCCACCGACAAGACGGCCCCCTGA
- a CDS encoding RNA methyltransferase, with product MQHPDVITSMQNPQVKRLVRLRSRRERERDHVILIEGARELNRAVGAGLDVQDVYLCPPLYSPEAADVAGRLPGRHTHLSAPAFEKVSVRDHPDGVLGLAASPTPTLPEPAQDAVVVVLHGLEKPGNVGAIVRTADAAGAAGVIVLGRGADPYGPNVIRASQGSVFTVPVVAWEEAPALEWLRGHGFTLVACTPDAPRPYWDMPLTGRVALLLGTEHQGLPDDWREDGAVSIPMNPGGGADSLNVATAAALMLYESARQRHAQLASGSRA from the coding sequence ATGCAGCACCCCGACGTCATCACCTCCATGCAGAACCCGCAGGTCAAACGGCTCGTCCGCCTGCGCTCCCGGCGCGAGCGCGAGCGCGACCACGTCATCCTGATCGAGGGCGCCCGGGAGCTGAACCGCGCGGTGGGCGCGGGCCTGGACGTGCAGGACGTGTACCTGTGCCCGCCGCTGTACTCCCCGGAGGCGGCGGACGTGGCCGGGCGCCTTCCGGGCCGCCACACGCACCTGTCCGCGCCCGCCTTCGAGAAGGTGAGCGTACGCGATCACCCGGACGGCGTGCTGGGGCTGGCGGCCTCACCGACCCCGACGCTGCCGGAGCCTGCGCAGGACGCCGTGGTCGTGGTGCTGCACGGCCTGGAGAAACCGGGGAATGTCGGGGCGATCGTCCGCACGGCCGACGCGGCGGGCGCGGCCGGTGTGATCGTCCTGGGCCGGGGGGCCGACCCCTACGGCCCGAACGTGATCCGGGCCAGCCAGGGCAGCGTGTTCACGGTTCCTGTGGTGGCCTGGGAGGAAGCTCCGGCCCTCGAGTGGCTGCGCGGCCACGGCTTCACGCTGGTCGCCTGCACGCCGGACGCCCCCCGCCCGTACTGGGACATGCCCCTGACCGGCCGGGTGGCGCTGCTGCTGGGCACCGAGCACCAGGGCCTGCCCGACGACTGGCGCGAGGACGGTGCGGTGAGTATTCCCATGAATCCTGGCGGCGGGGCCGACAGCCTGAACGTGGCCACGGCCGCCGCCCTGATGCTCTACGAGAGTGCCCGGCAGCGGCATGCCCAGCTTGCCAGCGGGAGCCGCGCATGA